Proteins encoded within one genomic window of Pectobacterium araliae:
- a CDS encoding TatD family hydrolase, which yields MPAERYRFIDTHCHFDFPLFYDDAPESLRLAQDAGVDRIIIPAVAAQHFERVLTLTRTYSPLYAALGLHPLYIAEHQESDLLRLEDELRQLPAKLVAVGEIGLDLTMPEPQFERQFTFLEAQLRLAKKYDLPTILHSRRSHDRLAQLLRRIDVPRTGVVHGFAGSLAQAQAFIRLGYYIGVGGTITYDRANKTRQAIAQLPLDRLLLETDAPDMPMSGYQGQPNRPERISCAFQTLCELRAESPEVIAEALWQNSFRLFGRLTPA from the coding sequence GTGCCCGCTGAACGATACCGTTTTATCGATACCCACTGCCATTTTGATTTCCCCTTATTCTATGATGACGCACCGGAAAGCTTGCGTCTGGCGCAAGACGCGGGAGTTGATCGCATCATCATTCCTGCCGTGGCTGCTCAGCATTTTGAGCGTGTATTGACGCTCACTCGTACTTATTCACCGCTCTATGCCGCACTGGGCCTTCACCCGCTTTATATCGCCGAGCATCAGGAGAGCGACCTGCTCCGTCTGGAAGACGAACTGCGCCAGTTGCCCGCCAAACTGGTGGCGGTGGGGGAGATTGGGTTGGATCTCACTATGCCAGAACCGCAGTTTGAGCGGCAGTTTACCTTCCTTGAGGCTCAACTTCGGCTGGCGAAAAAATACGATCTCCCGACGATCTTGCACTCGCGACGTAGCCACGACAGGCTGGCGCAATTACTGCGTCGTATCGATGTGCCGCGTACCGGCGTGGTTCACGGGTTTGCAGGCAGCCTGGCACAGGCGCAGGCCTTTATCCGGCTGGGCTATTACATCGGCGTAGGGGGAACCATAACCTATGACCGAGCGAATAAAACGCGTCAGGCAATCGCGCAACTGCCGTTAGATCGGTTGCTGCTGGAAACCGACGCCCCTGATATGCCGATGAGCGGCTATCAGGGGCAACCAAACCGACCCGAACGTATTTCGTGTGCGTTTCAAACGCTATGTGAGCTACGGGCTGAATCGCCTGAGGTGATAGCGGAGGCACTCTGGCAGAATTCGTTTAGGCTGTTTGGGCGGCTCACTCCGGCGTAA
- a CDS encoding stress-response protein, with product MNSDIIVGKWKQWKGNFLALWADWFDSDCAWLEGSNDYLSGVLQEGYGKAHEEVSSDKTTLH from the coding sequence ATGAATAGCGATATCATTGTTGGCAAATGGAAACAGTGGAAAGGGAACTTTCTGGCGCTGTGGGCCGATTGGTTTGACAGCGACTGTGCCTGGCTGGAAGGAAGTAACGATTACCTGTCCGGTGTCTTGCAAGAGGGTTACGGAAAAGCGCACGAAGAGGTATCCTCAGATAAAACCACGTTACACTGA
- a CDS encoding DUF1328 domain-containing protein has protein sequence MFRWGIIFLVIALIAAALGFGGLAGTAAGAAKIVFVVGIILFLVSLFTGRKRP, from the coding sequence ATGTTTCGTTGGGGCATTATATTCTTAGTTATCGCACTGATCGCGGCAGCGCTAGGTTTCGGCGGGTTGGCCGGTACGGCAGCTGGCGCGGCGAAAATCGTCTTTGTCGTCGGTATTATTCTGTTTCTGGTTAGCTTGTTCACGGGTCGGAAGCGGCCGTAG
- the osmY gene encoding molecular chaperone OsmY — MKKTTLTKSLIVVALGSILAGGAMAEETLGQKVDRIADTTGTKIDSSANKASDYMSDSAITAKVKSALLEDKSITSSDISVETSKGVVTLSGFVSSQALSTRAVEITTQVEGVESVSDKLQVKDNPSQSVGAYTDDAVVTSTIKAKLLADDIVPSRKVKVETQEGVVLLSGTVDNKAQSDRAESIAKAVDGVKSVKNDLTVK; from the coding sequence ATGAAAAAGACTACATTGACAAAATCGCTGATCGTAGTTGCTCTGGGTTCTATTCTGGCTGGTGGTGCGATGGCTGAAGAAACGTTAGGGCAGAAAGTCGATCGTATCGCGGATACAACGGGTACAAAAATTGATAGCTCCGCGAATAAAGCGTCTGACTACATGAGCGACAGCGCTATCACAGCAAAAGTGAAGAGTGCGTTGCTGGAAGACAAATCGATTACCAGCAGCGACATTTCCGTTGAAACGTCCAAAGGTGTCGTTACGCTGAGTGGTTTTGTCAGTAGCCAAGCACTCAGTACCCGAGCGGTGGAAATTACCACTCAGGTTGAGGGTGTCGAATCTGTCAGCGACAAATTGCAGGTGAAAGATAATCCGTCACAATCGGTTGGCGCTTACACCGATGATGCCGTGGTAACGAGTACGATTAAGGCCAAACTGTTGGCGGATGACATTGTTCCGTCCCGTAAAGTGAAAGTCGAAACTCAGGAAGGCGTTGTGCTATTGAGTGGCACAGTGGATAACAAAGCGCAGTCCGACCGTGCAGAGAGTATTGCGAAGGCCGTTGACGGTGTGAAAAGCGTCAAGAATGACCTGACAGTTAAATAA
- the prfC gene encoding peptide chain release factor 3, whose product MSPSEYAREVSKRRTFAIISHPDAGKTTITEKVLLFGQAIQTAGTVKGRGSNQHAKSDWMEMEKQRGISITTSVMQFPYHECLVNLLDTPGHEDFSEDTYRTLTAVDCCLMVIDAAKGVEDRTRKLMEVTRLRDTPILTFMNKLDRDIRDPMEVLDEVESELKIACAPITWPIGCGKLFKGVYHLYKDETYLYQTGKGHTIQEVRIVKGLDNPELDIAVGEELAAQLREELELVQGASHEFELDAFLAGELTPVFFGTALGNFGVDHMLDGLVAWAPTPMPRKTDTREVTAAEEKFTGFVFKIQANMDPKHRDRVAFMRVVSGRYEKSMKLRQVRTGKDVVISDALTFMAGDRSHIEEAYPGDIIGLHNHGTIQIGDTFTQGEDMKFTGIPNFAPELFRRIRLRDPLKQKQLLKGLVQLSEEGAVQVFRPLTNNDLIVGAVGVLQFDVVVARLKTEYNVEAIYESVNVSTARWVECSDAKKFEEFTRKNELHLALDGGDNLAYIAPTMVNLNLTRERYPEVTFHQTREH is encoded by the coding sequence ATGTCTCCAAGTGAATACGCCCGCGAAGTCTCCAAAAGAAGAACGTTCGCTATCATTTCTCACCCCGATGCCGGTAAAACCACGATTACCGAAAAGGTCCTGCTGTTCGGACAGGCGATTCAGACTGCCGGTACGGTAAAAGGGCGTGGTTCCAACCAGCATGCGAAATCCGACTGGATGGAGATGGAAAAGCAGCGCGGTATCTCCATCACCACGTCCGTGATGCAGTTTCCTTATCATGAATGTCTGGTTAACCTGCTGGATACCCCGGGGCATGAAGACTTCTCCGAAGATACTTACCGCACGCTGACGGCGGTAGACTGCTGCCTGATGGTGATCGACGCCGCAAAAGGGGTCGAAGATCGTACGCGTAAGCTGATGGAAGTCACTCGCCTGCGTGATACCCCGATTCTGACGTTCATGAACAAACTTGACCGTGACATCCGCGATCCGATGGAAGTGCTGGATGAAGTCGAGAGCGAGCTGAAGATTGCCTGCGCACCGATCACCTGGCCGATTGGCTGCGGTAAATTGTTTAAAGGCGTGTACCACCTTTATAAAGATGAAACTTATCTGTATCAGACCGGTAAAGGCCATACGATTCAGGAAGTGCGCATTGTTAAAGGGCTGGATAATCCAGAGCTGGATATCGCTGTTGGTGAAGAACTGGCAGCACAACTGCGCGAAGAGCTGGAGCTGGTGCAAGGAGCATCGCACGAATTTGAGCTGGACGCGTTTCTGGCTGGTGAACTGACGCCGGTCTTCTTTGGCACCGCGCTGGGTAACTTCGGCGTTGACCATATGCTGGACGGGTTAGTCGCCTGGGCACCGACGCCGATGCCGCGTAAAACGGATACCCGAGAAGTCACGGCGGCGGAAGAGAAATTCACCGGTTTTGTATTCAAAATTCAGGCCAATATGGACCCGAAACACCGTGACCGCGTGGCGTTTATGCGCGTTGTATCCGGGAGATATGAAAAAAGCATGAAGCTGCGTCAGGTGCGTACGGGCAAAGACGTGGTGATTTCAGATGCGCTGACCTTCATGGCGGGCGACCGTTCCCACATTGAAGAAGCCTACCCGGGCGATATCATCGGGTTACACAACCACGGTACAATCCAGATTGGCGATACGTTTACGCAGGGTGAAGACATGAAATTCACCGGTATCCCCAACTTTGCGCCGGAACTGTTCCGTCGTATCCGCTTGCGTGATCCGCTTAAGCAGAAACAACTGCTGAAAGGGCTGGTACAGCTGTCTGAGGAAGGTGCTGTACAGGTATTCCGTCCGTTGACCAACAACGACCTTATTGTGGGAGCTGTCGGGGTGTTGCAGTTTGATGTGGTGGTTGCCCGTCTGAAAACGGAATACAACGTTGAGGCGATTTACGAGTCCGTTAACGTTTCAACCGCGCGCTGGGTTGAGTGCAGCGATGCGAAGAAATTCGAAGAGTTTACGCGTAAGAACGAGCTGCATTTGGCGTTGGATGGTGGCGATAATCTGGCCTATATCGCCCCGACGATGGTGAACCTGAACCTGACGCGGGAACGCTACCCTGAAGTCACGTTCCACCAAACGCGTGAGCATTAA
- a CDS encoding YtjB family periplasmic protein translates to MVRARLKFRLHRTVIVLICLALLVVLMQGASYFSLSHQMARSEQVEDLSRTLSRQVAYSLSPLMTSVDDNSQKITTILKQLTDHSRILDAGVYQQDGSLVAHVGEQVQLRDRLALDGNRVGSYFNHQLVQPIEGKEGPIGFLRITLDTHVLATEARQVDNTTNILRLMILLSLAIGIILTRTLLQNRRTRWQQSPYLLTASTPVKEEEDEVESDSGAVRKDGEEKRL, encoded by the coding sequence ATGGTTCGCGCCCGGTTGAAATTTCGTCTACACCGCACGGTGATTGTGCTGATTTGCCTCGCCTTACTGGTGGTGTTAATGCAAGGTGCGTCCTATTTCAGTTTAAGTCACCAGATGGCGCGCTCTGAACAGGTCGAAGATCTGTCGCGCACGCTCTCCAGACAGGTGGCTTACAGCCTTTCGCCGCTGATGACCAGTGTGGATGATAATAGTCAAAAGATTACGACCATCCTCAAACAGCTTACCGATCATAGCCGTATTCTGGATGCTGGCGTGTATCAGCAGGACGGCTCGCTGGTGGCACATGTTGGTGAACAGGTGCAACTGCGAGATCGGCTGGCGCTGGACGGTAATCGAGTCGGAAGCTACTTTAACCATCAACTGGTGCAGCCCATTGAGGGAAAAGAAGGGCCTATCGGTTTCCTGCGTATTACTTTAGATACCCATGTGCTGGCGACCGAAGCCAGGCAAGTGGATAACACTACCAATATTCTGCGTCTGATGATCTTACTTTCGCTGGCTATCGGCATCATTCTGACCCGAACGCTGTTGCAGAATCGCCGTACTCGCTGGCAGCAGTCACCTTACCTTCTTACTGCGAGTACACCAGTGAAAGAAGAAGAGGATGAGGTAGAGAGCGATAGCGGGGCAGTGAGAAAGGATGGGGAAGAAAAACGCCTCTGA
- the serB gene encoding phosphoserine phosphatase produces the protein MSNSLTYCDLPDEINCWPGLPLSLSGDEVMPLDYRAGDTGWLIYSDVLDKNLISRYQRKLGSAMVIVSAWNVGDYQVVRLAGTLTPRATKLAHELGIDVAAMRNAPTLRSPGLLVMDMDSTAIQIECIDEIAKLAGTGELVAEVTERAMRGELDFAASLRQRVGTLKGADATILQTVRKTLPLMPGLTHMVSQLQEAGWHVAIASGGFTYFADYLRDELGLVAAVANELGMQDGKLTGEVIGTIVDAKYKATTLQQLAEKLEIPMHQTVAIGDGANDLPMIKTASLGIAYHAKPKVNEQAAVTIRHADLTGVLCILSGSMRHEKR, from the coding sequence ATGTCGAATAGTCTGACCTATTGTGATCTCCCCGATGAGATCAACTGTTGGCCGGGACTGCCATTATCACTGAGCGGTGACGAAGTGATGCCGCTTGACTACCGCGCTGGCGACACCGGCTGGCTGATTTATAGCGATGTCCTCGATAAAAACCTGATTTCCCGCTACCAGCGCAAGCTAGGGAGTGCCATGGTCATCGTGAGCGCCTGGAATGTGGGCGATTATCAGGTCGTCCGTTTGGCGGGTACGCTGACGCCACGTGCCACCAAACTGGCTCACGAGCTGGGTATCGATGTTGCGGCCATGCGTAACGCACCGACGCTGCGGTCACCGGGTTTACTGGTGATGGACATGGATTCCACCGCGATTCAGATCGAATGCATTGATGAAATCGCCAAGCTGGCAGGCACAGGCGAGTTGGTGGCGGAAGTCACCGAACGCGCGATGCGTGGCGAACTAGATTTCGCCGCCAGCCTGCGTCAGCGCGTAGGGACATTAAAAGGTGCCGACGCCACTATTTTACAGACGGTACGCAAAACCCTGCCGCTGATGCCGGGCCTAACCCATATGGTTAGCCAGCTTCAGGAAGCGGGTTGGCACGTTGCGATTGCATCGGGCGGGTTTACCTACTTTGCTGATTATCTGCGTGACGAGCTAGGTCTGGTCGCCGCCGTTGCCAACGAATTAGGCATGCAAGACGGCAAGCTGACGGGTGAAGTCATCGGCACGATTGTTGATGCTAAATATAAAGCGACTACGCTGCAACAGTTGGCAGAAAAGCTGGAAATCCCCATGCACCAGACCGTTGCCATCGGGGACGGCGCAAACGATCTTCCGATGATCAAGACCGCTAGCTTAGGCATTGCCTATCACGCTAAGCCCAAGGTCAATGAGCAGGCGGCGGTGACGATCCGTCATGCCGATCTGACTGGCGTGCTTTGCATCCTCAGCGGCAGCATGAGACACGAAAAGCGTTAA
- the radA gene encoding DNA repair protein RadA — protein MAKAVKRAFVCNECGADYPRWQGQCSACHAWNTITEVRLASASVSRSDRLTGYAGESAGVSRVQKLSEISLEALPRFSTGFQEFDRVLGGGVVPGSAILIGGNPGAGKSTLLLQTLCKLSENMKTLYVTGEESLQQVAMRAHRLNLPTQNLNMLSETSIEQICLIAEQEQPKLMVIDSIQVMHLADIQSSPGSVAQVRETAAYLTRFAKTRGVAIVMVGHVTKDGSLAGPKVLEHCIDCSVLLDGDADSRFRTLRSHKNRFGAVNELGVFAMTEQGLREISNPSAIFLSRGDEVTSGSSVMVVWEGTRPLLVEIQALVDQSMMANPRRVAVGLEQNRLAILLAVLHRHGGLQMSDQDVFVNVVGGVKVTETSADLALLLSLVSSFRDRPLPQDLVIFGEVGLAGEIRPVPSGQERIAEAAKHGFKRAIVPHANMPKKAPASMQVFGVKKLADALAILDDL, from the coding sequence GTGGCAAAAGCCGTCAAACGGGCGTTTGTATGTAATGAATGCGGGGCGGATTACCCACGCTGGCAAGGGCAGTGCAGCGCCTGCCACGCCTGGAATACCATTACCGAAGTCCGCCTGGCCTCGGCGTCTGTGTCACGTTCTGACCGTCTCACTGGCTATGCAGGCGAAAGCGCTGGCGTCAGTCGGGTACAGAAGCTCTCGGAAATCAGTCTTGAAGCGCTGCCTCGCTTTTCTACAGGCTTTCAGGAGTTTGACCGTGTTCTGGGCGGCGGCGTCGTTCCGGGCAGCGCGATCCTGATCGGCGGTAACCCCGGCGCAGGTAAAAGTACCCTGCTGCTGCAAACGCTGTGCAAGCTGTCAGAAAATATGAAAACCCTGTACGTCACCGGCGAAGAATCCTTGCAGCAGGTGGCAATGCGGGCACATCGCCTCAATCTGCCGACCCAGAATCTCAACATGCTGTCGGAAACCAGCATCGAACAGATTTGCCTGATTGCCGAGCAGGAACAGCCGAAATTGATGGTGATCGACTCCATTCAGGTCATGCATCTCGCCGATATTCAGTCGTCTCCCGGCAGCGTGGCGCAGGTGCGTGAAACCGCCGCCTACCTGACGCGCTTTGCCAAAACGCGCGGCGTGGCTATCGTCATGGTCGGCCACGTCACCAAAGATGGCTCACTCGCTGGGCCGAAAGTATTGGAACACTGCATCGATTGCTCCGTGCTGCTGGACGGCGATGCCGATTCGCGTTTCCGCACGCTACGCAGCCATAAAAACCGTTTCGGTGCCGTCAATGAGTTAGGCGTGTTCGCCATGACGGAACAAGGACTGCGTGAGATCAGCAACCCGTCAGCCATTTTCCTCAGTCGCGGAGATGAAGTGACGTCCGGCAGTTCGGTCATGGTGGTGTGGGAAGGCACGCGCCCGCTGTTGGTGGAGATTCAGGCGCTGGTCGATCAATCGATGATGGCGAACCCGCGTCGCGTCGCGGTTGGGCTGGAGCAAAACCGACTGGCGATCCTGCTGGCGGTACTGCATCGCCACGGCGGCTTGCAGATGTCGGATCAGGATGTATTCGTGAATGTCGTCGGCGGCGTCAAAGTCACCGAAACCAGCGCTGACCTGGCGCTGCTGCTCTCGCTGGTTTCCAGCTTCCGCGATCGCCCGCTGCCACAGGATCTGGTCATCTTCGGCGAAGTCGGTCTGGCGGGCGAAATTCGCCCGGTTCCCAGCGGACAAGAGCGAATTGCCGAAGCTGCCAAACACGGTTTTAAACGCGCCATCGTTCCTCATGCCAATATGCCGAAGAAAGCCCCGGCCAGCATGCAGGTGTTCGGCGTGAAAAAGCTGGCCGACGCGCTGGCGATCCTCGACGATCTCTAA
- the nadR gene encoding multifunctional transcriptional regulator/nicotinamide-nucleotide adenylyltransferase/ribosylnicotinamide kinase NadR: MSSFDYLKSAIRQKGCTLQQVADATDMTKGYLSQLLNAKIKSPSAQKLEALHRFLELEFPRYEKNIGIVFGKFYPLHTGHIYLIQRACSQVDELHVILGYDEPRDRLLFENSSMSQQPTVSDRLRWLLQTFKYQKNIHIHAFNEQGMEPYPHGWDVWSKGIQAFMQEKSITPNFVYTSEEQDAAQYREHLGIEAVLIDPQRSFMNISGSQIRHDPFRYWDYIPTEVKPFFVRTVAILGGESSGKSTLVNKLANIFNTTSAWEYGRDYVFSHLGGDEMALQYSDYDKIALGQAQYIDFAVKYANKVAFIDTDFVTTQAFCKKYEGREHPFVQALVDEYRFDLVILLENNTPWVADGLRSLGSTTARSEFQNLLKTMLANNNIPYVYIRESDYDSRFLHCVELVQQMLGHDRSPEPIKS; the protein is encoded by the coding sequence ATGTCATCCTTTGATTACCTGAAATCCGCTATCCGCCAAAAGGGTTGCACCCTACAGCAGGTTGCCGACGCAACCGATATGACCAAAGGCTATCTCAGTCAATTACTTAATGCCAAAATAAAAAGCCCTAGCGCCCAGAAACTGGAAGCGCTGCATCGCTTTCTTGAACTGGAATTCCCGCGCTACGAAAAGAATATTGGTATTGTCTTCGGTAAGTTCTATCCGCTACACACAGGCCATATTTATCTGATTCAACGCGCTTGCAGCCAGGTCGATGAACTGCATGTGATTTTAGGTTACGACGAACCGCGTGACCGCCTGCTGTTTGAGAACAGTTCGATGTCACAGCAGCCCACCGTTAGTGACCGCCTGCGCTGGCTATTACAGACCTTTAAGTATCAGAAAAATATTCATATTCACGCCTTTAATGAGCAAGGGATGGAGCCTTACCCGCACGGTTGGGATGTGTGGAGCAAAGGAATTCAGGCGTTCATGCAGGAAAAAAGCATCACGCCTAATTTCGTCTACACCAGCGAAGAACAGGATGCCGCGCAATATCGCGAACATCTGGGGATTGAGGCAGTCTTGATCGACCCACAGCGATCTTTCATGAACATCAGCGGCTCGCAGATTCGCCACGATCCTTTCCGTTATTGGGACTATATCCCGACCGAAGTGAAGCCGTTCTTTGTGCGTACCGTTGCCATTCTTGGCGGGGAATCCAGCGGTAAATCCACGCTGGTGAACAAGTTGGCTAACATCTTCAACACCACCAGCGCCTGGGAATATGGCCGCGATTACGTGTTCTCCCATCTGGGTGGCGACGAGATGGCGTTGCAGTATTCCGACTACGACAAGATCGCGCTAGGTCAAGCGCAGTACATTGATTTTGCGGTCAAATATGCCAATAAAGTGGCCTTTATCGACACCGATTTTGTCACCACGCAGGCATTCTGCAAAAAATATGAAGGGCGTGAACACCCCTTTGTTCAGGCGCTGGTCGACGAATACCGCTTCGATCTGGTGATTTTGCTGGAGAATAATACACCGTGGGTAGCCGACGGGCTGCGCAGTTTAGGCAGTACCACCGCCCGTTCGGAGTTCCAGAACCTGCTGAAAACGATGCTGGCTAACAATAATATCCCGTACGTTTACATCAGAGAGTCGGACTACGATTCGCGTTTCCTGCACTGTGTGGAATTGGTACAGCAGATGTTGGGTCACGATCGGTCGCCTGAACCGATCAAAAGCTAG
- a CDS encoding 5-formyltetrahydrofolate cyclo-ligase produces the protein MSSSEPPISPKPSFSSTAVSRQQIRQTVRQQRRLLTSEQQSRFAQQACECVMAHPKIIRADSVAAFLSFDGELDTSTLIQQLWQQGKRVYLPVLHPFRTGHLLFLRYAPDTELVRNRLKIMEPRLDVRQVLPLAQLDVLLTPLVAFDRQGQRLGMGGGFYDRTLQYRNETSRGPYPIGLAHDCQQVGALPVESWDIPLPEIITPSHHWQWHSR, from the coding sequence ATGTCATCTTCTGAACCGCCAATTTCTCCCAAACCCTCATTCTCTTCTACGGCCGTATCACGTCAGCAGATTCGTCAGACTGTACGTCAGCAGCGTCGTTTACTGACGTCGGAACAGCAGTCGCGCTTTGCGCAGCAGGCGTGTGAATGCGTCATGGCGCACCCGAAAATCATACGGGCAGATAGCGTGGCGGCTTTTCTGTCGTTTGACGGCGAGCTGGATACCTCCACGCTGATTCAACAGCTATGGCAGCAGGGGAAGCGCGTCTATTTGCCGGTTCTGCACCCGTTTCGTACCGGGCATCTGTTGTTCCTGCGCTATGCGCCGGACACCGAACTGGTGCGCAATCGTCTGAAGATTATGGAGCCGCGTCTGGATGTGCGTCAGGTGTTGCCGTTAGCGCAGTTAGACGTCCTGCTGACGCCGCTGGTGGCGTTTGATCGTCAGGGGCAGCGGCTGGGTATGGGGGGCGGGTTTTATGACCGAACATTGCAGTATCGCAATGAGACATCTCGCGGGCCTTACCCGATCGGTCTGGCCCACGATTGTCAGCAGGTTGGTGCTTTGCCAGTGGAAAGTTGGGACATTCCGCTGCCGGAAATTATTACCCCCTCCCACCATTGGCAGTGGCATTCGCGCTAG
- the zapA gene encoding cell division protein ZapA, which yields MSAQPVDIQIFGRSLRVNCPPEQQEALNQAAEDLNQRLQDLKVRTRVTNTEQLVFIAALNVCHELAQERGKTRDYASNMEQRIRMLQQTIEQALLEQGKITERQGTQFE from the coding sequence ATGTCTGCACAACCAGTAGATATTCAAATTTTTGGCCGTTCGTTAAGAGTGAATTGTCCGCCAGAACAACAGGAAGCGTTGAATCAGGCAGCGGAAGATCTTAACCAGCGGTTGCAAGATCTTAAAGTTCGCACTAGAGTCACCAACACCGAGCAACTGGTGTTTATTGCCGCGCTGAATGTGTGCCATGAACTGGCGCAGGAACGGGGCAAAACGCGTGATTATGCGTCGAATATGGAACAACGTATTCGTATGTTACAGCAGACTATTGAGCAGGCGCTGCTGGAGCAAGGTAAGATCACAGAGCGTCAGGGTACACAATTTGAATAA
- a CDS encoding YecA family protein: protein MSIENTFPAYEGLDQLLHQQQVALTAAEMHGLISGMLCGGNHDDSWRTLVFELTNEGMAFTQTLSQPLQDLYQTTREALEDDGFLFQLFLPDDSQDEVSVFDRADALAGWVNHFLLGLGVAQPKLNKVKGELKEAIDDLRNIAQLGYDEDEDQEELEQSLEEVIEYVRVSAILCHTEFTNQHVVTAPEQQKPTLH, encoded by the coding sequence ATGTCCATAGAGAATACGTTTCCTGCCTATGAAGGCCTTGACCAACTGCTTCACCAACAGCAAGTCGCGCTGACCGCTGCAGAAATGCACGGCTTGATCAGCGGAATGCTGTGTGGTGGAAACCATGACGACAGTTGGAGAACGCTGGTTTTTGAACTGACGAATGAAGGTATGGCGTTTACTCAAACACTGTCGCAACCGCTTCAGGACCTGTATCAGACTACGCGTGAAGCACTGGAAGATGATGGCTTCCTGTTTCAGCTTTTTCTGCCAGATGATTCGCAGGACGAGGTAAGCGTCTTTGATCGCGCCGATGCGCTGGCAGGTTGGGTCAACCACTTCCTGCTTGGTCTGGGTGTCGCTCAACCTAAGTTGAACAAGGTTAAGGGCGAGTTGAAAGAAGCCATCGACGATTTACGCAACATCGCACAGCTTGGCTACGACGAAGATGAAGATCAGGAAGAACTGGAACAATCACTGGAAGAGGTGATTGAGTATGTTCGCGTTTCTGCCATTTTGTGCCATACCGAATTTACCAACCAGCACGTTGTGACTGCGCCAGAACAGCAAAAACCAACGTTGCACTAA
- the pepP gene encoding Xaa-Pro aminopeptidase, with translation MNPQEFLRRRQGLLEKMAPGSAAIIFAAPEAQRNADSEYPYRQNSDFWYFTGFNEPESVLLLVKSDAKHHHSVLFNRVRDLTAEIWFGRRLGQEAAPAKLGVDRALPFDEISAQLHLLLNGLDVVYHAQGQYDYADELVFTALDTLRNGTRQGLAAPATLTDWRPWVHEMRLFKSPEEISVMRRACEITALAHTRAMQKCRPGMYEYQLEGEIHHEFTRHGARYPSYNTIVGSGDNACILHYTENETQMRDGDLVLIDAGCEYKSYAGDITRTFPVNGKFTAPQRAIYDIVLRSQLRALELFGPGRSIRDVNDEVVRIMVSGLIKLGVLKGEVEELIAEQAHRQFFMHGLSHWLGLDVHDVGNYGTTDRGRPLEPGMVLTIEPGLYIAPDAKVPQQYRGIGVRIEDNIVITENGNENLTASVVKDADAIEALMAQQHDKQN, from the coding sequence ATGAATCCACAAGAATTTCTTCGTCGTCGTCAGGGTCTGTTAGAAAAAATGGCACCGGGCAGCGCGGCGATTATTTTTGCCGCGCCGGAAGCGCAGCGTAATGCCGACAGTGAATATCCTTATCGTCAAAACAGCGATTTCTGGTATTTCACAGGGTTCAACGAACCAGAATCCGTTCTATTGCTGGTAAAAAGCGATGCTAAACACCATCACAGCGTACTCTTCAATCGCGTGCGCGACCTGACCGCTGAAATCTGGTTTGGTCGCCGTCTTGGTCAGGAAGCGGCACCCGCCAAGCTCGGCGTTGACCGCGCACTGCCGTTTGATGAAATCAGTGCACAACTGCATCTGTTATTGAATGGATTGGACGTGGTGTACCACGCGCAGGGGCAGTACGATTACGCCGACGAGCTGGTCTTCACTGCGCTGGATACCTTGCGCAACGGCACCCGTCAGGGATTGGCTGCCCCCGCGACACTGACCGACTGGCGTCCGTGGGTACATGAGATGCGTCTGTTCAAATCACCGGAAGAAATCAGCGTCATGCGTCGCGCCTGCGAAATTACCGCACTGGCGCACACCCGCGCCATGCAAAAATGCCGCCCCGGCATGTATGAATACCAGCTTGAAGGTGAAATTCACCACGAATTTACCCGTCACGGCGCACGCTACCCTTCCTACAACACGATTGTTGGCAGCGGTGACAACGCCTGTATCCTGCATTACACCGAAAACGAAACGCAAATGCGCGACGGCGATCTGGTGTTGATTGACGCGGGCTGTGAATACAAAAGCTATGCTGGCGATATTACCCGCACCTTCCCCGTCAACGGTAAATTTACCGCGCCGCAGCGTGCCATTTACGACATCGTACTGCGCTCACAGTTACGCGCACTGGAGCTATTCGGGCCGGGTCGCAGCATCCGCGACGTGAATGATGAAGTGGTGCGCATTATGGTCAGCGGCCTTATCAAGCTCGGCGTGCTGAAGGGTGAAGTCGAAGAGCTGATTGCAGAGCAGGCACATCGCCAATTCTTTATGCATGGTCTCAGCCACTGGCTGGGTCTGGATGTGCACGACGTTGGAAATTACGGCACCACCGATCGGGGCCGTCCGCTTGAACCGGGTATGGTACTGACCATCGAGCCAGGCCTTTACATCGCGCCCGATGCCAAAGTGCCACAGCAGTACCGGGGGATCGGTGTGCGTATCGAAGACAACATCGTCATCACCGAAAACGGCAACGAAAACCTGACGGCTAGCGTAGTCAAAGACGCCGATGCCATCGAAGCGCTGATGGCGCAACAGCATGACAAACAGAACTAA